The following DNA comes from Gordonia zhaorongruii.
TAGACGCTGGTGTCCCGGTGCATGAGAGCAATGAGAGCACCGACAGCCGCGACACCGCCGAGAATCTCGAAGATCATCGCCCACGCAGGGATCTCGACGGCTCCGGCGGAATCGGTGTCAGCGAACAGGGCGACGATGCCGAAGACGAGCTGCACACTCAAGAAGGCGCTGAACACACCGAGGACCTGCCGAGCCCAGTTCCGTCCGTCCCAGGTGAACTTCATGACGACCACCGTGATCACGATCAGGATCACCGCCATGATGATCATCGAGAGCACCGCCATCGACGTGGCACTGACGGAGATCGGTTCGCCCTTCTCCTCCATGGAGTCCAGGATCTCCTGGGTGCGATCGCGCAGCACGCCGTATTGGGCGATGAACGCGATGAGCTCGGCGACGATCACCGCGCACCAGAGTTCCAGCGCCAACCGCACACTGTCTGGGCGGGTCGGTGCGTCCGACGTTCCGGGCACCGGGTCGATCATGGGCATGTGCTCCAGGGTAGTTCGTCTACCTGAGACGTTGTGCAACCTGTACGGCCGCGTACGTCAGGACGATCGACGCCCCAGCCCGGACGATGGACAGCACCGCCTCATCGAACGCCGCGTCGGCGTCGATCCAGCCGCGTTCACCGGCGGCCGCGATCATCGAGTACTCACCGCTCACCTGGTAGGCGGCCACGGGCGCGTCCGTCCGGTCGGCCACATCGCGCACCACATCGAGGTAACTCAACGCGGGCTTGACCATCACCATGTCGGCGCCCTCCTCGACATCGGCGAGCAGTTCGCGCGCCGACTCCAGGCGGTTGGCCGGATTCTGCTGGTACGTCCGCCGATCGCCCTGCAGAGACGATCCGACGGCTTCGCGGAACGGCCCGTAGAACGCCGATGAGTACTTCGCGGTGTAGGCGAGAATCGCGACGTCGTCAAACCCGGCGTCGTCGAGTGCCGCACGGATCGCCGCTACCTGGCCGTCCATCATCCCGCTCGGGCCGACCACGTGCGCCCCGGCGCGCGCCTGCGCGACCGCCATCGCCTCGTAGTGCGGCAGGGTGGCGTCGTTGTCCACGCGGCCTGCGGTGTCGAGGACTCCGCAATGCCCGTGGTCGGTGAACTCATCCAGGCAGGTATCGGCCATCAGGACAGTGGAGTCCCCCAGATCGGCGCGCAGCGCCCGCAGT
Coding sequences within:
- the hemB gene encoding porphobilinogen synthase codes for the protein MSSSFTRLRRLRTTPSMRRLVAETRVDPAQLVLPMFVADGIDEPRAIGSMPGVVQHTPDSLRRAAAEAVEAGVGGLMLFGVPDPEDKDAVGSAGADPDGVLNRGLRALRADLGDSTVLMADTCLDEFTDHGHCGVLDTAGRVDNDATLPHYEAMAVAQARAGAHVVGPSGMMDGQVAAIRAALDDAGFDDVAILAYTAKYSSAFYGPFREAVGSSLQGDRRTYQQNPANRLESARELLADVEEGADMVMVKPALSYLDVVRDVADRTDAPVAAYQVSGEYSMIAAAGERGWIDADAAFDEAVLSIVRAGASIVLTYAAVQVAQRLR